From Pseudomonas sp. G.S.17, the proteins below share one genomic window:
- a CDS encoding serine/threonine protein kinase gives MLRFLRFAAVIGGLCLSASAMAVNVDPATYGFPLTNPFEATIATTPPDLRPDLPADEDIDQDDYTLNLHPEREFTLPDNFWAVKKLRYRLAKQDHPAPLIFLIAGTGAPYNSTLNEFLKKLYYGAGYNVVQLSSPTSYDFMSSASRFATPGVSKEDAEDLYRVMQGVRAQQSKLQVTDYYLTGYSLGALDAAFVAHLDETRRSFNFKKVLLINPPVNLYTSITNLDKLVQTNVKGIDNSTTFYELVLEKLTRYFRQKGYIDLNDALLYDFQQSKQHLTNEQMAMLIGTSFRFSSADIAFTSDLINRRGLITPPKFPITEGTSLSPFLKRALQCDFDCYLTEQVIPMWRARTDGGSLLQLVDQVSLYALKDYLHTSTKISVMHNADDVILGAGDLGFLRKTFGDRLTVYPYGGHCGNLNYRVNSDAMLEFFRG, from the coding sequence ATGCTCCGTTTTCTGCGCTTTGCTGCCGTCATTGGCGGCCTCTGTTTGAGTGCGTCCGCTATGGCGGTCAATGTCGACCCCGCCACTTATGGCTTCCCTCTGACCAACCCGTTCGAAGCGACCATCGCCACGACACCTCCGGATCTACGCCCGGATTTGCCGGCTGATGAGGATATCGACCAAGACGATTACACCCTCAATCTGCACCCCGAGCGCGAGTTCACCCTGCCGGATAACTTCTGGGCAGTGAAAAAACTGCGTTATCGCCTGGCCAAGCAGGATCACCCGGCACCGCTGATCTTCCTGATCGCGGGCACCGGCGCACCTTATAACAGCACCCTGAACGAGTTTCTGAAGAAGCTTTATTACGGCGCTGGCTACAACGTGGTGCAACTGTCTTCGCCGACCAGCTATGACTTCATGAGCTCGGCCTCGCGTTTCGCAACGCCGGGTGTTTCCAAGGAAGATGCCGAAGACCTGTACCGCGTCATGCAGGGCGTTCGCGCACAGCAGAGCAAACTGCAAGTTACCGACTATTACCTGACCGGTTACAGCCTGGGCGCGCTGGATGCTGCATTCGTCGCGCACCTGGACGAAACCCGTCGCAGCTTCAACTTCAAGAAAGTCTTGCTGATCAACCCGCCGGTGAACCTTTACACGTCGATCACCAACCTCGACAAACTGGTGCAGACCAACGTCAAGGGCATCGACAACAGCACCACGTTCTACGAACTGGTCCTGGAAAAGCTGACCCGTTACTTCCGTCAGAAAGGCTATATCGACCTCAACGACGCATTGCTTTACGACTTCCAGCAGTCCAAGCAGCATTTGACCAACGAACAAATGGCCATGCTGATCGGCACTTCGTTCCGCTTCTCTTCGGCTGATATCGCGTTCACTTCCGACCTGATCAACCGTCGCGGTCTGATCACGCCACCGAAGTTCCCGATCACCGAAGGCACCAGCCTGTCGCCGTTCCTCAAGCGCGCGCTGCAATGCGACTTCGATTGCTACCTGACCGAACAAGTCATCCCGATGTGGCGTGCCCGTACCGACGGCGGCAGTCTGCTGCAACTGGTCGATCAAGTGAGCCTGTATGCGCTCAAGGATTATCTGCACACCAGCACCAAGATCTCTGTCATGCACAACGCTGACGACGTGATCCTGGGCGCCGGCGACCTGGGTTTCCTGCGCAAGACTTTCGGTGATCGTCTGACCGTTTACCCTTACGGCGGACATTGCGGCAACCTTAATTACCGCGTCAACAGCGACGCCATGCTGGAGTTTTTCCGTGGCTAA
- a CDS encoding VacJ family lipoprotein — protein sequence MAKRLLLIAALLCSGATYAADATNSNLAAHPATVAREDDADGFTHPLNALKFNPGLDQREFERATLNALEVYDPLESMNRRVYHFNYRFDEWVFLPVVNGYKYVTPSFLRTGVSNFFANLGDVPNLLNSLLQFKGKRSLDTTGRLLVNTTIGIAGLWDPASMMGLPRQSEDFGQTLGFYGVPGGPYLVLPFLGPSNLRDTGGLVFDFAAESQINFLNVSQVSQDHPEIYALRIVDRRYTTSFRYGQMNSPFEYEKVRYVYTEARKLQIAE from the coding sequence GTGGCTAAACGTCTTTTACTCATCGCTGCCCTGCTCTGCTCGGGTGCGACCTATGCCGCTGACGCGACCAACAGCAACCTTGCGGCCCACCCCGCCACCGTCGCCCGCGAGGACGATGCAGACGGCTTCACGCATCCGCTGAACGCATTGAAGTTCAATCCGGGCCTGGACCAGCGGGAATTCGAACGCGCCACGCTCAACGCGCTGGAAGTCTACGATCCGCTGGAGTCGATGAACCGCCGGGTCTACCACTTCAACTATCGCTTTGACGAATGGGTGTTCCTGCCCGTGGTCAACGGCTACAAATATGTCACGCCGAGCTTCCTGCGTACCGGCGTCAGCAACTTCTTCGCCAACCTGGGCGATGTGCCTAACCTGTTGAACAGCCTGCTGCAGTTCAAGGGCAAGCGCTCGCTGGATACCACCGGTCGCCTGTTGGTCAACACCACCATCGGCATCGCTGGCCTGTGGGACCCGGCAAGCATGATGGGCCTGCCGCGCCAGAGCGAAGACTTCGGTCAGACCCTGGGCTTCTACGGCGTACCTGGCGGCCCCTACCTGGTCCTGCCGTTTCTCGGCCCATCGAACCTGCGCGACACCGGCGGCCTGGTATTCGACTTCGCCGCCGAATCCCAGATCAATTTCCTGAACGTCTCGCAAGTCAGCCAGGACCATCCGGAAATCTACGCCCTGCGTATCGTCGACCGCCGCTACACCACCAGCTTCCGCTACGGCCAGATGAACTCGCCGTTTGAATACGAGAAAGTGCGCTACGTCTACACCGAAGCCCGCAAATTGCAGATTGCCGAGTAA
- a CDS encoding DUF805 domain-containing protein: MALYFESFEKSFDFDGRARRSEYWVFQLGNICLGSLCVLLDAVLGLYIPLIGFGPVTVLFLMMVMVPSLSLTVRRFHDYESSGWWWLTFLIPVVGLILQVIFMSVEGTKGPNKYGPDPLASERSDAQG; encoded by the coding sequence ATGGCTTTATATTTTGAAAGTTTCGAAAAGAGTTTTGATTTTGATGGGCGCGCCAGAAGATCAGAGTACTGGGTTTTCCAATTGGGCAATATCTGTTTGGGGTCACTCTGTGTATTGCTGGATGCGGTACTCGGTCTGTACATTCCCTTGATCGGGTTCGGGCCGGTTACCGTGCTCTTCTTGATGATGGTCATGGTTCCTTCTTTATCTTTGACAGTTAGGCGCTTCCATGATTATGAGTCCAGTGGCTGGTGGTGGCTGACGTTCTTAATTCCCGTAGTGGGGCTAATATTGCAAGTAATTTTTATGTCGGTAGAAGGAACAAAGGGCCCCAACAAATACGGGCCTGATCCATTGGCGAGTGAGCGATCAGATGCGCAAGGGTAG
- a CDS encoding pirin family protein, with product MTQFRKVLSIQAGQPTSDGAGVSLTRVFGGPGVEQFDPFLMLDEFGSDKPDEYIAGFPPHPHRGFETVTYMLEGRMRHEDHMGNVGLLQGGGVQWMTAARGIIHSEMPEQEEGVMRGFQLWLNLPGKTKLSDASYQDIQPENIPRLTTDAGVEVVVIAGQFDDGSVQQAGAVQRPDTEPQYFDFHMPAGSSISPRLPEGHRALLYVYEGTLEVAGQPQAVSASRLVRLSNEGELQLTSTAGARVLLIAGKPLGEPIVQYGPFVMNTREEIEQALRDFRDDRLTA from the coding sequence ATGACTCAATTTCGCAAAGTGCTGTCGATTCAGGCAGGTCAACCCACTTCGGATGGCGCCGGCGTCAGTTTGACCCGTGTGTTTGGCGGGCCGGGGGTCGAGCAGTTTGATCCGTTTCTGATGCTTGATGAGTTCGGTTCGGACAAGCCGGACGAATACATCGCGGGCTTTCCGCCGCATCCGCATCGGGGTTTCGAGACAGTGACTTACATGCTCGAAGGCCGCATGCGTCACGAGGACCACATGGGCAACGTCGGCTTGCTTCAGGGCGGCGGCGTGCAGTGGATGACGGCGGCGCGGGGCATTATTCACAGTGAGATGCCGGAGCAGGAAGAAGGCGTGATGCGCGGCTTCCAGCTGTGGCTGAACCTGCCCGGCAAAACCAAGCTGAGCGATGCCAGTTACCAGGACATCCAGCCGGAAAACATCCCGCGACTGACCACTGACGCTGGCGTCGAAGTGGTGGTGATTGCCGGTCAGTTCGATGACGGATCGGTGCAACAGGCTGGCGCGGTGCAGCGCCCGGACACCGAGCCGCAGTATTTCGACTTTCACATGCCGGCTGGCAGCAGCATCAGTCCGCGCCTTCCTGAAGGCCACCGCGCGTTGTTGTATGTCTATGAAGGCACCCTGGAGGTTGCCGGTCAGCCGCAAGCGGTCAGCGCCAGCCGTCTGGTGCGTTTGTCGAATGAGGGTGAACTACAGCTGACCAGCACCGCCGGAGCTCGGGTGCTGTTGATTGCCGGCAAGCCGCTGGGCGAACCCATCGTGCAATACGGCCCGTTCGTGATGAATACGCGGGAAGAGATCGAACAGGCACTGCGGGATTTTCGTGATGATCGGTTGACGGCTTGA
- a CDS encoding patatin-like phospholipase family protein: protein MLENAIAMDAVNDVEPVTGLILSGGGARAAYQVGVLAGIADLLPAGAPNPFPVIVGTSAGAINAVKLASGALHFRTAIHQLTEFWQGFRSHQVLRSDWPGVSRQAARFLGKSLLGLGSQIPVALLDSSPLRGLLTERLDLEGIDAAIQARHLRAVAVTAFGYESGHAVTFYQGKGTIDPWLRHRRVGVPTQLTIDHLLASSAIPLLFAPVKIDQEYFGDGAVRQSAPISPALHLGANRVLVVGVSGNPRGVDANRDVRRVTTGGQPSLAQISGHLLNSTFIDSLESDIEVLERMNLLSHLLPSEQRIRQQGLAPVEVLVIAPSQPIDQIAARHRRELPPALRTFLRGPGATKTSGASVLSYLLFEAGYCSELIELGRYDAIAQGEQLKRFLRL, encoded by the coding sequence ATGCTCGAAAATGCCATCGCGATGGACGCTGTGAATGACGTTGAACCCGTCACCGGGTTGATTCTGTCCGGTGGCGGCGCCCGAGCGGCTTATCAGGTTGGCGTGTTGGCGGGGATTGCCGACCTGTTGCCCGCAGGCGCACCCAACCCGTTCCCGGTCATAGTCGGCACCTCGGCCGGGGCCATCAATGCTGTGAAACTGGCCAGTGGCGCCTTGCATTTTCGCACCGCGATCCATCAACTCACCGAGTTCTGGCAAGGCTTTCGCAGCCATCAGGTACTGCGCAGTGACTGGCCGGGGGTCAGCCGACAGGCCGCACGTTTCCTCGGTAAAAGCTTGCTCGGGTTGGGTTCGCAGATCCCGGTCGCGCTGCTCGACAGTTCGCCGTTGCGTGGCCTGCTGACAGAACGGCTGGACCTGGAGGGTATCGACGCGGCTATCCAGGCGCGGCATTTACGGGCGGTGGCGGTGACGGCGTTCGGTTACGAATCCGGGCACGCGGTGACATTCTATCAAGGCAAAGGCACCATCGATCCGTGGTTGCGCCACCGTCGTGTGGGTGTTCCGACCCAGTTGACCATCGATCATCTGCTGGCCAGTTCAGCAATTCCGCTGCTGTTCGCGCCAGTGAAAATCGATCAGGAATATTTCGGCGACGGTGCCGTGCGCCAGTCAGCGCCGATCAGCCCGGCGCTGCATCTGGGCGCCAACCGGGTGCTGGTGGTGGGCGTCAGCGGTAACCCGCGGGGTGTCGACGCCAACCGTGACGTGCGGCGGGTCACCACCGGTGGGCAGCCGAGCCTGGCGCAGATCAGCGGGCACTTGCTCAACAGCACCTTCATCGACAGCCTCGAAAGCGACATCGAAGTGCTGGAACGCATGAACCTGCTTAGCCATCTGCTGCCCAGTGAGCAGCGCATACGCCAGCAAGGTCTGGCACCGGTGGAAGTGCTGGTGATCGCGCCCAGTCAGCCAATTGACCAGATAGCCGCCCGCCATCGCCGGGAATTACCCCCGGCACTGCGCACTTTCCTGCGCGGACCCGGTGCAACCAAAACCAGCGGCGCCAGTGTGCTGAGCTATCTGCTGTTCGAAGCGGGATATTGCAGCGAACTGATCGAACTGGGCCGCTACGACGCGATTGCCCAGGGCGAGCAGTTGAAGCGGTTTTTGCGGTTGTAA
- a CDS encoding lipid A biosynthesis lauroyl acyltransferase: protein MDRPRFRACFLHPRFWPLWLGLGLLWLIVQLPFRVLLIIGRVLGAVMYRFATDRKYIASRNLELCFPHLTKVERKRLLKENFASTGIAFFEMVMSWWWSKERLAKLAHIEGLEHLQTAQQQGQGVILMALHFTTLEVGAALLGQQHTIDGMYREHKNPLFDFVQRRGRERHNLDSLAVEREDVRGMLKLLRAGRAIWYAPDQDYGAKQSVFVPLFGIQAATVTATSKFAKLGRAQVVPFTQQRLADGSGYRLVIHPPLQDFPGESDEVDCLRINQWVESAITECPAQYLWAHRRFKSRPVGEAKLYKKRK, encoded by the coding sequence ATGGATCGCCCGCGTTTTCGAGCCTGTTTTCTCCACCCCCGATTCTGGCCATTGTGGCTTGGGCTGGGGCTGCTATGGCTGATCGTCCAGCTGCCATTTCGCGTGCTGCTGATCATTGGCCGTGTCCTGGGCGCGGTCATGTATCGATTTGCCACTGATCGAAAATACATTGCCTCGCGCAATCTGGAGCTGTGTTTCCCGCACCTGACCAAGGTTGAGCGCAAGCGTCTGCTCAAGGAAAATTTCGCCTCCACCGGCATTGCCTTCTTCGAGATGGTCATGAGTTGGTGGTGGTCCAAGGAGCGTCTGGCCAAACTCGCCCATATCGAAGGGCTGGAGCATCTGCAAACCGCGCAGCAACAAGGCCAGGGCGTGATTCTTATGGCATTGCATTTCACCACGCTGGAAGTCGGCGCGGCGTTGCTGGGGCAGCAGCACACCATTGACGGGATGTACCGCGAGCACAAGAACCCGCTGTTCGACTTCGTTCAGCGTCGCGGCCGCGAGCGGCACAATCTGGATTCCCTGGCTGTGGAACGTGAAGACGTGCGCGGCATGCTCAAGCTGCTGCGTGCCGGCCGCGCCATCTGGTACGCGCCGGATCAGGATTATGGCGCAAAGCAAAGCGTCTTCGTGCCGCTGTTCGGTATCCAGGCGGCCACGGTGACGGCTACCAGCAAGTTCGCCAAGCTGGGCCGCGCCCAGGTCGTGCCCTTCACTCAGCAGCGTCTTGCAGATGGCAGTGGTTATCGGTTGGTGATTCATCCGCCCTTGCAGGATTTCCCCGGAGAAAGCGACGAGGTGGATTGCCTGCGTATCAATCAATGGGTAGAAAGTGCCATCACTGAATGCCCGGCGCAGTATCTTTGGGCGCACAGACGCTTTAAAAGCCGACCGGTGGGCGAAGCGAAGCTGTATAAGAAGCGTAAATGA
- the minC gene encoding septum site-determining protein MinC yields MSQIESQDQDPVFQLKGSMLAITVLELARNNLEALDRQLAAKVAQAPNFFSNTPLVLALDKLPADGGPVDLPGLMRICRQHGLRTLAIRANRIEDIAAAIAIDLPVLPPSGARERPLDPAEGEAAKPKIEKPPEPTIRPTRVVTLPVRGGQQIYAQGSDLIVIGPVSPGAELLADGNIHVYGPMRGRALAGIKGDTKARIFCQQLGAELISIAGQYKVSEDLRRDPLWGAAVQVSLSGDVLNIIRL; encoded by the coding sequence ATGAGCCAAATCGAATCGCAAGACCAGGATCCCGTCTTCCAACTGAAGGGCAGCATGCTGGCCATCACGGTGCTGGAGCTGGCCCGGAACAATCTTGAAGCGCTCGACCGTCAATTGGCGGCGAAGGTGGCGCAGGCGCCGAATTTCTTCAGCAACACCCCGCTGGTGCTGGCGCTGGACAAGCTTCCAGCCGATGGTGGCCCGGTGGATCTGCCTGGTCTGATGCGCATCTGCCGCCAACATGGCTTGCGCACCCTGGCGATTCGTGCCAATCGCATTGAAGACATCGCCGCGGCCATCGCCATCGATCTGCCAGTACTGCCGCCGTCAGGCGCCCGAGAGCGTCCACTGGACCCGGCCGAAGGTGAAGCGGCCAAGCCAAAAATCGAAAAACCGCCCGAGCCGACGATCAGGCCAACCCGGGTCGTAACCTTGCCTGTGCGCGGTGGACAACAGATCTATGCTCAAGGCAGCGACCTGATCGTGATTGGTCCGGTGAGTCCCGGTGCGGAACTTCTTGCCGATGGCAACATCCATGTTTACGGCCCTATGCGCGGTAGAGCATTGGCAGGCATCAAGGGCGACACCAAAGCGCGGATTTTCTGTCAGCAATTAGGCGCCGAACTGATTTCCATTGCCGGGCAATACAAGGTATCCGAAGACTTGCGCAGGGACCCGCTGTGGGGAGCTGCCGTACAGGTCAGCCTGTCCGGTGACGTGTTGAACATCATCCGGCTTTAA
- the minD gene encoding septum site-determining protein MinD, whose translation MAKILVVTSGKGGVGKTTTSAAIGTGLALRGHKTVIVDFDVGLRNLDLIMGCERRVVYDFVNVVNGEATLTQALIKDKRLENLYVLAASQTRDKDALTVEGVEKILMELKETFEYVVCDSPAGIEKGAHLAMYFADEAIVVTNPEVSSVRDSDRMLGLLASKSRRAERGEDPIKEHLLLTRYNPERVVNGEMLGVEDVEEILAIRLLGVIPESQAVLKASNQGVPVILDDQSDAGQAYSDAVDRLLGKEVAHRFLDVRKKGWIERLFGGK comes from the coding sequence TTGGCCAAGATTCTCGTAGTTACATCCGGCAAAGGCGGTGTGGGTAAGACCACCACCAGCGCCGCGATCGGTACCGGCCTCGCATTGCGCGGCCACAAAACAGTGATCGTCGACTTCGACGTCGGTTTGCGTAACCTCGACCTGATCATGGGCTGCGAGCGACGCGTGGTGTATGACTTCGTCAACGTGGTCAATGGCGAAGCAACGCTGACCCAGGCGCTGATCAAAGACAAACGCCTGGAAAATCTATACGTACTGGCCGCCAGCCAGACTCGCGACAAGGACGCCCTGACGGTTGAAGGCGTCGAAAAAATTCTCATGGAGCTCAAGGAGACGTTCGAATACGTCGTCTGCGATTCTCCTGCCGGTATCGAGAAAGGCGCTCACCTGGCCATGTACTTCGCCGATGAAGCGATTGTCGTGACCAACCCGGAAGTGTCTTCGGTACGTGACTCGGACCGCATGCTGGGCCTGCTGGCCAGCAAATCCCGGCGCGCCGAGCGTGGCGAAGACCCGATCAAGGAACATTTGCTGCTGACCCGCTACAACCCTGAGCGCGTGGTCAATGGTGAGATGCTGGGCGTTGAAGACGTTGAAGAAATCCTCGCGATCCGTTTGCTGGGCGTAATTCCGGAATCCCAGGCAGTCTTGAAGGCTTCCAACCAGGGTGTTCCGGTCATCCTCGACGACCAGAGCGACGCCGGTCAGGCCTACAGCGATGCTGTGGATCGCTTGCTGGGCAAGGAAGTGGCGCACCGGTTCCTCGATGTGCGTAAAAAGGGCTGGATAGAGCGGTTGTTCGGAGGCAAATAA
- the minE gene encoding cell division topological specificity factor MinE: MNIFDFFRASKKVSTASVAKERLQIIVAHERGQRTTPDYLPALQKELVEVIRKYVNIGSDDVQVALENQGSCSILELNITLPDR; the protein is encoded by the coding sequence ATGAACATTTTCGACTTCTTTCGTGCCAGCAAAAAGGTCAGCACCGCGTCGGTGGCGAAAGAGCGTCTACAGATCATCGTGGCGCACGAACGCGGCCAGCGTACGACCCCGGACTATCTCCCAGCCTTGCAGAAAGAACTGGTGGAAGTGATCCGTAAATACGTCAACATCGGCTCCGATGACGTGCAGGTTGCTCTGGAAAACCAGGGCAGCTGTTCGATCCTGGAACTCAATATCACCCTGCCAGATCGTTGA
- a CDS encoding RluA family pseudouridine synthase, with protein sequence MPLSNIRIIHQDAAVLVVDKPTLLLSVPGRAEDNKDCLITRLQENGYPEARIVHRLDWETSGIILLARDPDTHRELSRQFHDRETEKAYTALCWGQPTLDSGRIDLPLRYDPPTKPRHVVDHEVGKHAQTFWKVLERCGDYCRVELTPITGRSHQLRVHMLSIGHPLLGDGLYAHAEALAAFPRLCLHASMLAFTHPQTGERLRFECPAPF encoded by the coding sequence ATGCCGTTGTCGAACATCCGCATCATTCATCAGGACGCTGCCGTCCTGGTGGTCGATAAGCCGACCCTGCTGCTTTCCGTTCCCGGCCGTGCCGAGGACAACAAGGATTGCCTGATTACCCGCCTGCAGGAAAACGGTTACCCCGAAGCCCGAATCGTCCATCGCCTGGACTGGGAAACTTCCGGGATCATCCTGCTCGCCCGCGACCCGGACACCCATCGCGAACTGTCCCGGCAGTTTCATGATCGGGAAACCGAAAAAGCCTACACCGCGCTGTGCTGGGGCCAACCGACACTGGACAGTGGGCGCATTGATCTGCCGCTGCGCTACGATCCGCCGACCAAACCTCGGCATGTGGTGGATCACGAAGTCGGCAAACATGCGCAGACATTCTGGAAGGTTCTGGAACGTTGCGGCGATTACTGCCGTGTCGAGCTGACGCCGATTACCGGCCGCTCTCATCAGTTGCGGGTGCACATGCTTTCAATTGGCCATCCGCTGCTGGGTGACGGGTTGTATGCCCATGCCGAAGCGCTGGCCGCGTTTCCACGCCTGTGTCTGCATGCGAGCATGTTGGCGTTTACCCATCCGCAAACTGGAGAGCGGTTGCGGTTTGAGTGTCCGGCGCCGTTTTGA
- a CDS encoding M18 family aminopeptidase: protein MREELNQGLIDFLKASPTPFHATATLVQHLEASGFQRLDERETWSTETSGRYYVTRNDSSIVAFRLGRQSPLTGGIRMVGAHTDSPCLRVKPQPELQRQGFWQLGVEVYGGALLAPWFDRDLSLAGRVTFRRDGKVESQLIDFKLPIAVIPNLAIHLNRTANEGWPINPQLELPPILAQVAGDERADFRALLTDQLAREHGLNADVVLDYELSFYDTQSAAVIGLNADFIAGARLDNLLSCYAGLQALLGTDSDETCLLVCTDHEEVGSSSTCGADGAMLEQIIQRLLPDGEDYVRTIQKSLLVSADNAHGVHPNYAEKHDANHGPKLNAGPVIKVNSNQRYATNSETAGFFRHLCMAEEVPVQSFVVRSDMACGSTIGPITASHLGVRTVDIGLPTFAMHSIRELAGSHDLAHLVKVLGAFYASHELP from the coding sequence ATGCGCGAAGAGCTGAACCAGGGTCTGATCGATTTCCTCAAGGCCTCTCCTACACCCTTTCATGCCACTGCCACCCTCGTTCAACACCTGGAAGCCTCGGGCTTTCAGCGTCTGGACGAGCGGGAAACCTGGTCCACCGAAACCAGCGGGCGTTACTACGTCACCCGCAACGATTCTTCGATTGTCGCGTTCCGCCTGGGTCGCCAGTCGCCGCTGACCGGCGGTATTCGCATGGTTGGCGCGCACACCGACAGTCCGTGCCTGCGGGTCAAGCCGCAGCCTGAGTTACAGCGCCAGGGTTTCTGGCAGTTGGGCGTCGAAGTCTATGGCGGCGCCCTGCTCGCCCCGTGGTTTGACCGCGACCTGTCACTGGCCGGACGAGTCACGTTCCGCCGCGACGGCAAGGTCGAAAGCCAGCTGATCGACTTCAAGCTGCCGATTGCCGTGATCCCGAACCTGGCGATCCACCTCAATCGCACCGCCAACGAAGGCTGGCCGATTAATCCGCAACTCGAATTGCCACCGATCCTCGCTCAGGTGGCCGGTGACGAGCGCGCTGACTTCCGCGCCCTGCTCACTGACCAACTGGCCCGTGAACATGGACTGAACGCCGACGTCGTGCTCGATTACGAGCTGAGCTTCTACGATACCCAGAGCGCTGCGGTGATCGGGCTCAATGCTGACTTCATCGCTGGCGCACGCCTGGACAACCTGCTGTCCTGTTACGCCGGACTGCAAGCGTTGCTCGGCACCGATAGCGACGAAACCTGTCTGCTGGTCTGCACCGATCACGAAGAAGTCGGCTCGTCGTCAACCTGCGGTGCTGACGGTGCGATGCTGGAACAGATCATCCAGCGCCTGCTGCCCGATGGCGAAGATTACGTGCGTACCATTCAGAAATCGTTGCTGGTGTCTGCCGACAACGCGCATGGCGTGCACCCTAACTACGCCGAAAAGCACGACGCCAACCATGGCCCGAAACTCAACGCCGGCCCGGTGATCAAGGTCAACAGCAACCAGCGTTACGCCACCAACAGCGAAACCGCCGGATTCTTCCGTCATCTGTGCATGGCTGAAGAAGTGCCGGTGCAGAGCTTCGTGGTGCGCAGCGACATGGCCTGCGGCTCGACCATCGGCCCGATCACGGCCAGTCATCTGGGGGTACGCACGGTGGATATCGGCCTGCCGACCTTCGCCATGCACTCGATTCGGGAACTGGCGGGCAGCCACGACCTGGCGCATCTGGTGAAAGTACTTGGTGCTTTTTATGCGAGTCATGAGTTGCCGTGA